The window CCGGGGAAGTATTCACCTGAACCGCAGCGATTGAAGTAATCTCACTCTTATCAATGCCAAGTTTTTCGGCAGTCTGCGTAATCATATCTTTGCCCGTAGAAATGGCAATGGCGGTTTGCACCCTGCTGTTTAAAATGCTTGTGTACTGCAGCCTGTAGTCTGTCTGCGCGTCCTCGGGAACTTCACAAGATACGATAACCGTTGTGTCACATGAATATTCATGGTGGACAAACTTCAGCGGCATTAAGCCGAATACAATTCCAAACACAGCCAAGACAATAATAAACTTCAGGATATTCCTCTTAAAATATTCTATTATTTCTGAAAAGCTTACAAAAAGTTCCATGGTTAACCTCCAAATAATTTATCAGTCTATTTTTTTGAAGCCTCGGCAAAATCAAGAACCTGCTTCATAATTGTTTTCCAGTCGTAATTTTTCTCTGCAAATTCGCGTTCCTTCTGTGCAATTCCGGGATCTTTGCGGCATTGCTGAACAAATTTGGTCACTGCGTTCATGTCAACGGGCGTTTCATCATTGGGCAGTCGAAATGCAAACGGAGTATCACGGTTGATTTTCGCGTCATCATAAGCATACAGAAAAGGAAGCGCCGCGGCGCAGTATTCACGTGCCTTTAAAGATGAGCAGGCGGTCAGTCCTCTTCGGTAACAGCCCAGTGTGGAAACACCGACATCAACTGTTTTGTAAATATCCGAAAGCTCCTTGCCCTTCTTAAAACCACAAAAGGTCACATCTTCAGACAGGCCAAGTCTGTCCACCAGTGAACGGAATTCGGGCATTTCCGTAGTGTCACCGCCAACCAGAACAAATTTCAGTGCCGGCCCGCCGGCCGAACTGCTTTTTTTATAATTGCTCATTCCCTGCAAAATCCTGTCATAGCCCTGCCACCAAAGAGTGCCTGCCACACCAAGAATCGCAATGTCTTTTTTTGTATCTGCACAGTGCGGAACTGGCGATATTTTGTCAATATTGATGCCGTTGTCGCCGTTCATGGCTTTGACTCCAAAAAATGAATCCGTTCGATTACCGTATAAAACCACTGCATCAACATATTGTTTCAGCCTCATGCCTGACAGGCGGTCGTCAGCGGCCGTTACCGCTACCTTCGCGGCAGTCACCGCACGGGTTTTTAAGGTTTTAGCATATTGAATATTGCGCATATAATCGGCCAGGTAAGGATAGTTTGGAATTTCAACCACAATGGTTTTCACTTGATTTTTCCGGGCGGTTTTACAGATTCGAATCATATCGGAGCTGATACGGTCAAGACGCATATACAGAATATCAAATTGATGTTTTCGAAGATATTCGTCGGCAATTTGCGTCAGCTGTTTCATGATTCCTTTGGAATGATCAACCTGTTTTGTCAATTGATCGGCTCCCCAGAAACGGAAGCTGCTGCCCTGCCACATTGAACAGGTTACCTGATAACCCAGTTTTTCAAATGCGCTGACTTGGCCCTCGATTTTATTTTTTACGCCCAAATACAGCGGTGCGTCCTCCTGAAAAGTAAGATACATCAGTTTCATTGACTGATCTCCTTATAAAAGTTCTGATAATTCTTCTGCGCATTGAACTTTTCAATCCAAATTTTGCGTGCGTTCAGGCACAACCAGTCGTATTCTTCGTCGGAAAGGTCTTTTAATTCGGAAAACTTATTCAAAAGCTCATCCGGTGAAAAATCCGCCGGAAGCAAATATCCGTTTTCGCCGTTGATGACAGCTTCCCGGGTACCGCCGACATCAGTGGCAATCACAGGCACGCCGAAAGAACTGATCTCCATAATGGAAACAGGAATTCCTTCGCTCGAGCTTACATTGACAAAAGCGGAAATATCATTTGATTGATAATAATCCATAATTTCTGCGTTGTCCATTTGCCCTTTCCATTCCGTACGGACACAGGCAGGCAGCTTCGCCGCCATACCCTCAATCTCCTCCCTGAGCGGCCCTGAGCCGATATGCGTCCACAGAATGGGAAAATCGGCCTTTTCAAGTGCCTGTACAATTAAGTACAAACGCTTGACCGGCGCCATAAAAGAGCACGAAACAATGTGCAACCCGTTTTTCCTGCTGCCGTGTTTTTCACCGTGATCGGTTGTCCCCAGAAAAGCGGGATTGATTTTACCGGCATACTTCGGAAACAGGTTTTTGATGTAATCCGCACCGGAAGCGGAACAAGGCAGCACCTTATCGATCCGGCTTAGCAGGAATTCCCTCATCGGAAGATAATTGTATTTTGCAAACTCATTGTAGATGTCAAAGCGATGCGCTCTTGACACTTGAATTACTTTTTTTCCGCGCCGTTTCAAATCATCCGCCAGCAGAACACCCGCGGCGGCGGCATCAAAAAGCCAGTAGCTGTAAATCGTGACCTCGTCGGCTGAATAAAGCGCAGATATTTGAGTCAGGGCAGCATAAATTTCATATGCACGCTTCATAAAGAAAAGCATCTCATGCGCTCTTGCTGATGTAAATAACCCAGATTTCATCATATTGGATAGTTCGCCGCGCACAGAGGGCTTGAAAAGCAGTCCGACATAGGCAGATTTCCCGGCTGAAACCGTCCTCAGCGGAATACAGGATACAAAATCAGGCAATTTCTTTGTAACAACAGAATTCGCCTTTAAATTACAGGGACAAATCAGCACTTTATCGTATCCGCTGATATGGTTGACTTCGTTGATCAAAAACTCCTCCCCGTTGTCATACGGGAAAGATGTTGTGAGTAAAAGCAGTAATTTCATGGCTGTTCCCTCCAGTTAAACTGCTCTGCCTGAGCGCTGTCAAGCGCGCGGGCATGGGTGCCTTTTGCAATCAGCAGCGCGGCAACATAAACAGCAACGAAGAAACAGATATATGTGATGTTAAAGACCTCCGTAACCCACAAAAAAGTAAAGTTGCGCGGAATATATACAAAGTTTTTAATGGCAATCAGCCCGAAAGCGATCACCACCCACGAATGGGTCAGCAGAGAAGAGAAAAAGCGAAAAATCAAGCCAACCATCACGCTGATAAGGATTACTCCCAAAATGCCGTAGGCAACATAGGCCTCTGCAACATAAGAAGTGCCAAAGCCGCCGCCGCTTAAATAGCGGGCCGGGTCAACCATATACGTTAATGCATGTCCGAAATTGTGAGTGGTTCGAACAAACTCGGTGTTTTGAACTTCAATGATCGGCGACAAGCCAAATATCGTTTTTGTAACGACATTGTTGTGGACAAACATTTCAAACGGATAAAACAAATATAAATACGATGTGGCAGGATTAAACAGGTCAATATGGTTTACCGTCTCAACAATTACACGGAAACTTGCGCCCTGCGAGTCAATAAAACTGACAAGCATTTCCCCCAGTCCCCTGTTTGTTTCAAGCCCAGCGCGGATCAGCGCCTGAAGATTGAGCAGATACATGGCGATAATTCCGAATCCGCCTGCATAGACAACCGTTCTTTTTTTCAGAACCCTTTTCTCTTTTTCCAATAGGGAATCCCTCATGACAAAATAAGCGGCCAGCATGAGTGCTTCCGTAACAATCGTATTTCTTCGCCCGGTCAAAAGTGACGCAAGCATATAAACCCCGTAAACGGCAAGCGGCAATTTTATCTGTTTTTTATTTGGTAAGGTGGCAAGAAAAACAGCAAACGTGGGTACAAAGAACATAGAAAGCCGACTGATGACCGACGGTACGCTTGATGCATTGGTAAATGAGTTGAGATATCCATTTCTTAAAACAGCCAAAGCCGAATTGAAAAGAATATAAAAAAACGGAATGGAACTTACATAAAGCACAATCACACTGAGCTGCCGGATAATGGGGTTCAGCTGATTCCGGCTGGCAGTATTGATTCTTTTTTCTTTTAAGGTCGTTTCACGACTGTAAAAAAACGGCCCTGCGGCGCGATAAGCCGCATAAACGAACAGCAGCGATAGGGCAACAATCTGAAGAGCCTGGAAAAGCTTTGGAAAATCGTCAGCTTCCAAAAGCAGGAGCAGTTTATGGTGATATCCAAACCAGGAAGTATACACACGCCCCAGAAGCAGAACGTTGTAGGATATTACAAAAATCAAAAGCGCAAAATCACGTCTGATATGAAAAATCAAACTGGAGAATATAGCAATATTGAGCGTGATAATCGCAAAAAAGAGCACATCAACGGCTGTTTCCCAAAAACTTCCGCCGAACACGGTCAGTAGATTCGCAGTGAACATCAGCAGTATTGCAATTCCAAAAAAAATTGTATCTCTAATAAAATCAGTTGTTTTTATTTTCAGCATTGGCACACTTCCCAATTATATTATTGGCTATTATAACATAAATCATATTTTTTTACCAATTTAAATTGATTTTCGGCTTTCGGTAAATGCCGCATCCGGGGTAACATAAACAGTTTTGTTATTTACATAAATCACCATACCGGGCTTGGCACCCTGCGGCTTGCTGACATTTCGTACTTCGGTGAAATCGACGGGAACTTTGGAGGAATCTCTTCCGCGGCTGTGAAAAGCCGCCAGCATAGCCGCTTCATAAATCGCGGTTTCGGTCGGCGCGCGTCCCTGTGTCAAAATAATGGTGTGCGATCCGGGAATATTTTTCGTATGGAGCCAAATGTCGTTATTGTTGGCCTGTTTCATTGTAAGTTGGTCGTTCTGCCGGTTGTTTCGGCCCACAAGAATTTGGAAGCCGTCTGTGGAAACAAACTCCAGAGGGCCCATGGATGCAGGCTGCTTCTGCCGGCCTTTTGGGGCGCGGATATAGCCCTGATCGACCAGCTCAGCGCGTATTTCCGAAAGATCACGTTCCGTTACAGCCCGACTAAGTTCCTCAAACACAGTGTCAATATAGCTGAGTTCCTGCTGGGCCTGCTGAATCTGAACGGTCAGCATCTCCTCTGCGGTACGGGCCTTACGGTATTCCTTATAATATTTCTGCGCATTCTGCGAAGCGGAGAACGCGGGATTTAATTTTACTTTGATGAGCGACAACGCTTCATCGTAAAAATTTTGCAGTTCGGCGGATGAAGCTCCCTTCTGGATATTGTACAGGTTTGCGTTGATTAAATCGCCGCAGATACGCATGGAATCACGTTCCGCACAGTGCACAAGTTCCGCCCGCTGAAGATTCACTTTGCGGCTGAGACGGTCAGAAGTAGTAGACAATATGCGAAGCAAATCCTGTGAACGCACCCGCATGCGGTCAATCCGGTCGCGTTCGTCGTAAAACGCGTCCAACAGGCCGGAAAAATCATCGTACGACTTTATCACTGCGGTGAAACCATACTGTTCAATATTGACAAAGGTAAAATCCATCGGCTTTTGCGTGGGGCTGACAACCACAAATGGCTTTCCCTCTATATTTTTAACGGTGTCAGTCATTCTGTTAAGGAAGAAATGAAGCCGTTCCGATTGCTGAGCGGTCATCGTTTGAATCGTGACATCGCTTCCGTGACCGGT of the uncultured Caproiciproducens sp. genome contains:
- a CDS encoding glycosyltransferase — translated: MKLMYLTFQEDAPLYLGVKNKIEGQVSAFEKLGYQVTCSMWQGSSFRFWGADQLTKQVDHSKGIMKQLTQIADEYLRKHQFDILYMRLDRISSDMIRICKTARKNQVKTIVVEIPNYPYLADYMRNIQYAKTLKTRAVTAAKVAVTAADDRLSGMRLKQYVDAVVLYGNRTDSFFGVKAMNGDNGINIDKISPVPHCADTKKDIAILGVAGTLWWQGYDRILQGMSNYKKSSSAGGPALKFVLVGGDTTEMPEFRSLVDRLGLSEDVTFCGFKKGKELSDIYKTVDVGVSTLGCYRRGLTACSSLKAREYCAAALPFLYAYDDAKINRDTPFAFRLPNDETPVDMNAVTKFVQQCRKDPGIAQKEREFAEKNYDWKTIMKQVLDFAEASKK
- a CDS encoding glycosyltransferase — its product is MKLLLLLTTSFPYDNGEEFLINEVNHISGYDKVLICPCNLKANSVVTKKLPDFVSCIPLRTVSAGKSAYVGLLFKPSVRGELSNMMKSGLFTSARAHEMLFFMKRAYEIYAALTQISALYSADEVTIYSYWLFDAAAAGVLLADDLKRRGKKVIQVSRAHRFDIYNEFAKYNYLPMREFLLSRIDKVLPCSASGADYIKNLFPKYAGKINPAFLGTTDHGEKHGSRKNGLHIVSCSFMAPVKRLYLIVQALEKADFPILWTHIGSGPLREEIEGMAAKLPACVRTEWKGQMDNAEIMDYYQSNDISAFVNVSSSEGIPVSIMEISSFGVPVIATDVGGTREAVINGENGYLLPADFSPDELLNKFSELKDLSDEEYDWLCLNARKIWIEKFNAQKNYQNFYKEISQ
- a CDS encoding O-antigen polysaccharide polymerase Wzy family protein; protein product: MLKIKTTDFIRDTIFFGIAILLMFTANLLTVFGGSFWETAVDVLFFAIITLNIAIFSSLIFHIRRDFALLIFVISYNVLLLGRVYTSWFGYHHKLLLLLEADDFPKLFQALQIVALSLLFVYAAYRAAGPFFYSRETTLKEKRINTASRNQLNPIIRQLSVIVLYVSSIPFFYILFNSALAVLRNGYLNSFTNASSVPSVISRLSMFFVPTFAVFLATLPNKKQIKLPLAVYGVYMLASLLTGRRNTIVTEALMLAAYFVMRDSLLEKEKRVLKKRTVVYAGGFGIIAMYLLNLQALIRAGLETNRGLGEMLVSFIDSQGASFRVIVETVNHIDLFNPATSYLYLFYPFEMFVHNNVVTKTIFGLSPIIEVQNTEFVRTTHNFGHALTYMVDPARYLSGGGFGTSYVAEAYVAYGILGVILISVMVGLIFRFFSSLLTHSWVVIAFGLIAIKNFVYIPRNFTFLWVTEVFNITYICFFVAVYVAALLIAKGTHARALDSAQAEQFNWREQP
- a CDS encoding NFACT RNA binding domain-containing protein, which produces MALDGAFLRHIKREIEDSAIGAKVDKVYQPNREEMVLSLRTHRETLKLLMSARANSARIHFTNIVPENPKAPPMLCMLLRKKLAGARLVAVRQPGLERMLCLDFDAVNELGDEIRLTLVMEIMGRYSNIIFVDEEGKIIDALKRVDAEMSSQRLVLPGLTYQLPPPQNKLCLLTDSVQDIAEKIRLIPSDMELSKALLNTLQGVSPIVCRELEHLTGHGSDVTIQTMTAQQSERLHFFLNRMTDTVKNIEGKPFVVVSPTQKPMDFTFVNIEQYGFTAVIKSYDDFSGLLDAFYDERDRIDRMRVRSQDLLRILSTTSDRLSRKVNLQRAELVHCAERDSMRICGDLINANLYNIQKGASSAELQNFYDEALSLIKVKLNPAFSASQNAQKYYKEYRKARTAEEMLTVQIQQAQQELSYIDTVFEELSRAVTERDLSEIRAELVDQGYIRAPKGRQKQPASMGPLEFVSTDGFQILVGRNNRQNDQLTMKQANNNDIWLHTKNIPGSHTIILTQGRAPTETAIYEAAMLAAFHSRGRDSSKVPVDFTEVRNVSKPQGAKPGMVIYVNNKTVYVTPDAAFTESRKSI